From a single Bemisia tabaci chromosome 10, PGI_BMITA_v3 genomic region:
- the LOC109042326 gene encoding cathepsin B-like cysteine proteinase 4 → MEFTTADVRMLAIIAISLLAVAHRTQGSDSLEELMKKHPTWSFEVENIETFIQKSLNEHAHNLGGGLDRGLTEKILREKVKRSLAPGATHIVRKIGDPKWESDPLKVPSYFDAREKWKDCASLIGHVEDEGPCHTDTPAAIAAVISDRYCIYTNGTFRDRLSQETLLGCGELCTADPYQYYSWLYAKETGVPTGGPHGSSKGCMPYTYAGCDHSSWYTDSKGLAGKNKMNACKGQLIFDHDCPKKCSNQKYKTPLDKDRKKLTTFYMTSRNEFCIRNEIMAYGSVLTSVIMYNDFLEKPDGIFQKKTNRKFLAWDKYFKIIGWGEENGIKYWLCVHTWDTWGDKVFKMPRGVNYDWIEFMLTAGVFDFLG, encoded by the exons ATG GAATTCACCACCGCTGACGTGAGAATGTTGGCCATCATCGCTATTTCATTGCTGGCGGTTGCACACCGAACTCAGGGCTCTGATAGTCTTGAGGAGCTGATGAAAAAACACCCTACTTGGTCG tTTGAAGTGGAGAATATCGAAACATTCATCCAAAAATCTCTGAATGAGCATGCGCACAATTTGGGAGGAGGACTTGACCGCGGTTTAACGGAGAAAATCTTGcgagaaaaagtgaaaaggaGTTTGGCTCCCGGAGCTACCCACATCGTAAGGAAGATCGGTGACCCCAAATGGGAGTCCGATCCTTTGAAAGTACCATCCTACTTCGATGCAAGAGAGAAGTGGAAGGATTGCGCCTCTTTGATCGGTCACGTTGAAGACGAAGGTCCATGTCACACGGATACG CCTGCTGCGATTGCTGCGGTCATATCAGATCGGTATTGCATATACACCAATGGCACCTTCAGAGACAGGCTGTCTCAAGAGACTCTCCTGGGTTGTGGTGAGTTATGCACCGCTGACCCATACCAATATTACTCTTGGCTCTATGCAAAGGAGACTGGAGTTCCAACCGGTGGACCACATGGATCAAGCAAG GGATGTATGCCTTACACATATGCTGGTTGCGATCATTCTTCTTGGTACACGGATAGCAAAGGCCTTGCCGGAAAGAATAAAATGAACGCATGCAAAGGGCAACTCATTTTTGACCACGATTGTCCCAAGAAATGCTCGAATCAGAAATACAAAACACCTCTTGATAAAGATCGAAAAAAAT TGACAACGTTTTATATGACTTCGAGGAATGAGTTTTGCATACGGAATGAGATCATGGCTTATGGATCGGTCCTGACGAGTGTTATCATGTAcaatgattttttggaaaagccaGATG gaattttccagaaaaaaacaaacaggaAATTCCTGGCCTGGGACAAGTACTTCAAAATCATTGGCTGGGGCGAGGAAAATGGAATCAAGTACTGGCTCTGCGTACATACATGGGACACCTGGGGTGACAAGGTGTTTAAAATGCCTAGAGGGGTCAATTATGATTGGATCGAGTTCATGCTGACCGCTGGTGTTTTTGATTTTCTTGGCTGA